In Lycorma delicatula isolate Av1 chromosome 10, ASM4794821v1, whole genome shotgun sequence, a genomic segment contains:
- the LOC142330919 gene encoding peroxiredoxin 2-like yields the protein MQVPNIQKEAPLFSGTAVSNGQFKELSLSKYKGKYVVLLFYPLDFTFVCPTELIAFSDRIDEFRAVNCEIIAISTDSEFCHLAWVNMPRKDGGIGNMTIPLFSDKSGKVSKQYGVLNEDTGVPYRGLFIIDEKLYLRQITINDLQVGRSIDETLRLVQAFQFTDKYGEVCPAGWKPGETAMKPDPKAAKEYFEKNFPSDLKSVDDIKVKPVDDIKKSVDDLKKSVADIKKSVAEMNNSV from the coding sequence ATGCAAGTACCAAACATACAGAAAGAGGCTCCATTATTTTCTGGAACGGCTGTAAGTAATGGACAATTTAAAGAATTATCTTTGTCTAAATATAAAGGAAAGTATGTCGTATTGTTATTCTATCCGTTAGATTTTACATTTGTTTGTCCGACAGAATTGATTGCATTTTCAGATAGAATCGATGAATTTCGTGCTGTTAATTGCGAGATTATTGCTATATCTACTGACAGCGAGTTTTGTCATTTAGCATGGGTTAACATGCCGAGAAAAGATGGTGGAATCGGTAATATGACTATACCGTTATTTTCTGATAAATCCGGTAAAGTTTCAAAACAATATGGAGTTTTAAATGAAGATACCGGTGTACCGTATAGAGGTTTGTTTATTATCGATGAAAAACTATATTTACGTCAAATTACGATTAATGATCTTCAAGTCGGTCGTTCTATCGATGAAACTTTACGTTTGGTTCAAGCTTTTCAGTTTACTGATAAATACGGAGAAGTTTGTCCGGCCGGTTGGAAACCTGGTGAAACTGCTATGAAACCTGACCCAAAAGCCgcaaaagaatattttgaaaagaattttcctAGCGATCTAAAATCAGTAGACGATATAAAGGTAAAACCAGTAGATGATATAAAGAAATCTgtagacgatttaaaaaaatcagtagccGATATAAAGAAATCTGTAGCCGAGATGAATAATTCTGTTTag